A portion of the Bubalus kerabau isolate K-KA32 ecotype Philippines breed swamp buffalo chromosome 1, PCC_UOA_SB_1v2, whole genome shotgun sequence genome contains these proteins:
- the TRIM7 gene encoding E3 ubiquitin-protein ligase TRIM7 isoform X1 yields the protein MAAVGPRTGPGAGAEALALAAELQGEATCSICLELFREPVSVECGHSFCRACIARCWERPGTRATAVSHTLSFSLPCPQCREPARPSQLRPNRQLAAVATLLRRFSLPAGAPGERGPPEAVAAGCAQHGEPLKLYCQDDGRAICVVCDRAREHRAHAVLPLDEAVQEAKELLESRLKVLKKDLEDYEAFRSTEEKESKELLKQMAAEQEKVGAEFQALRAFLVEQEGRLLGRLEELSREVTQKQNENLAQLGDEIAQLSKLSSQIQETTCRPDLDFLQEFKNTLSRCSNVPAPKPTTVSSEMKNKVWNASLKTFVLKGLLKKFKEDLRGELEKEEKVELTLDPDTANPRLILSLDLKSVRLGQAAQDLPSHPRRFDTNTRVLASCGFSSGRHHWEVEVGSKDGWAFGVARESVRRKGLTPFTPEEGVWALQLNNGQYWAVTSPERTPLSCGHLSRVRVALDLEVGAVSFYAAEDMRHIYTFRVNFQERVFPLFSVCSTGTYLRIWP from the exons ATGGCGGCAGTGGGGCCGCGGACTGGCCCAGGTGCCGGGGCCGAGGCGCTGGCGCTGGCAGCAGAGCTGCAAGGAGAGGCGACCTGCTCCATCTGCCTGGAGCTCTTCCGCGAGCCGGTGTCCGTCGAGTGCGGCCACAGCTTCTGCCGCGCCTGCATCGCGCGCTGCTGGGAGCGCCCGGGGACGAGGGCCACCGCCGTGTCCCACACGCTGTCCTTCTCGCTGCCCTGCCCGCAGTGTCGCGAGCCCGCGCGCCCCAGCCAGCTGCGGCCCAACCGGCAGCTGGCCGCGGTGGCCACATTGCTGCGGCGTTTCAGCCTGCCGGCCGGAGCGCCAGGAGAACGCGGGCCTCCGGAGGCCGTGGCGGCCGGGTGCGCGCAGCACGGCGAACCGCTCAAGCTCTACTGCCAGGACGACGGACGGGCTATTTGCGTGGTGTGCGACCGCGCCCGCGAGCACCGCGCTCACGCCGTGTTGCCGCTGGACGAGGCAGTTCAGGAGGCTAAG GAGCTTCTGGAGTCCAGGCTGAAGGTCTTGAAGAAGGATTTGGAGGACTATGAGGCCTTTCGTTCCACAGAAGAGAAGGAGAGCAAGGAGCTCCTG AAGCAGATggcagctgagcaggagaagGTAGGGGCAGAGTTCCAGGCTTTGCGGGCCTTCCTGGTGGAACAGGAGGGTCGACTTCTAGGCCGCCTGGAGGAGCTGTCCCGGGAGGTGACACAGAAGCAGAATGAGAACTTGGCCCAGCTTGGGGATGAGATTGCCCAGCTCTCCAAGCTCAGCAGTCAGATCCAGGAGACAACTTGCAGGCCTGATCTTGACTTTCTCCAG GAATTCAAAAACACACTAAGCAG GTGCAGCAATGTGCCTGCCCCCAAGCCAACCACAGTCTCTTCTGAGATGAAGAATAAAGTCTGGAATGCTTCCCTCAAGACCTTTGTCTTAAAGGGGCTGCTCAAGAAGTTCAAAG AGGATCTTCGGGGAGAgctggagaaagaggaaaaag TGGAGCTGACCTTGGACCCCGACACGGCCAACCCCCGCCTCATCCTCTCTCTGGATCTTAAGAGCGTGCGCCTCGGACAAGCAGCCCAGGACCTGCCCAGCCACCCGCGCCGCTTCGACACCAACACACGAGTTCTGGCTTCCTGCGGTTTCTCCTCTGGGAGGCACCACTGGGAAGTGGAAGTGGGCTCCAAGGACGGCTGGGCCTTCGGCGTGGCCCGTGAGAGCGTGCGCCGCAAGGGTCTCACGCCCTTCACCCCGGAGGAGGGCGTCTGGGCGCTGCAGCTCAACAACGGGCAGTACTGGGCGGTGACCAGCCCTGAACGGACGCCCCTCAGCTGTGGACACCTGTCCCGCGTGCGGGTCGCCCTGGACCTGGAGGTGGGGGCTGTGTCCTTCTACGCTGCAGAGGACATGCGCCACATCTATACCTTCCGCGTCAACTTCCAAGAGCGCGTGTTCCCTCTTTTCTCTGTCTGCTCTACCGGCACCTACTTGCGAATCTGGCCTTGA
- the TRIM7 gene encoding E3 ubiquitin-protein ligase TRIM7 isoform X2, which translates to MAAVGPRTGPGAGAEALALAAELQGEATCSICLELFREPVSVECGHSFCRACIARCWERPGTRATAVSHTLSFSLPCPQCREPARPSQLRPNRQLAAVATLLRRFSLPAGAPGERGPPEAVAAGCAQHGEPLKLYCQDDGRAICVVCDRAREHRAHAVLPLDEAVQEAKELLESRLKVLKKDLEDYEAFRSTEEKESKELLKQMAAEQEKVGAEFQALRAFLVEQEGRLLGRLEELSREVTQKQNENLAQLGDEIAQLSKLSSQIQETTCRPDLDFLQEFKNTLSRCSNVPAPKPTTVSSEMKNKVWNASLKTFVLKGLLKKFKEDLRGELEKEEKDRRRPLLGTGVVYWVRGQTENRKGSGYYSCRVLG; encoded by the exons ATGGCGGCAGTGGGGCCGCGGACTGGCCCAGGTGCCGGGGCCGAGGCGCTGGCGCTGGCAGCAGAGCTGCAAGGAGAGGCGACCTGCTCCATCTGCCTGGAGCTCTTCCGCGAGCCGGTGTCCGTCGAGTGCGGCCACAGCTTCTGCCGCGCCTGCATCGCGCGCTGCTGGGAGCGCCCGGGGACGAGGGCCACCGCCGTGTCCCACACGCTGTCCTTCTCGCTGCCCTGCCCGCAGTGTCGCGAGCCCGCGCGCCCCAGCCAGCTGCGGCCCAACCGGCAGCTGGCCGCGGTGGCCACATTGCTGCGGCGTTTCAGCCTGCCGGCCGGAGCGCCAGGAGAACGCGGGCCTCCGGAGGCCGTGGCGGCCGGGTGCGCGCAGCACGGCGAACCGCTCAAGCTCTACTGCCAGGACGACGGACGGGCTATTTGCGTGGTGTGCGACCGCGCCCGCGAGCACCGCGCTCACGCCGTGTTGCCGCTGGACGAGGCAGTTCAGGAGGCTAAG GAGCTTCTGGAGTCCAGGCTGAAGGTCTTGAAGAAGGATTTGGAGGACTATGAGGCCTTTCGTTCCACAGAAGAGAAGGAGAGCAAGGAGCTCCTG AAGCAGATggcagctgagcaggagaagGTAGGGGCAGAGTTCCAGGCTTTGCGGGCCTTCCTGGTGGAACAGGAGGGTCGACTTCTAGGCCGCCTGGAGGAGCTGTCCCGGGAGGTGACACAGAAGCAGAATGAGAACTTGGCCCAGCTTGGGGATGAGATTGCCCAGCTCTCCAAGCTCAGCAGTCAGATCCAGGAGACAACTTGCAGGCCTGATCTTGACTTTCTCCAG GAATTCAAAAACACACTAAGCAG GTGCAGCAATGTGCCTGCCCCCAAGCCAACCACAGTCTCTTCTGAGATGAAGAATAAAGTCTGGAATGCTTCCCTCAAGACCTTTGTCTTAAAGGGGCTGCTCAAGAAGTTCAAAG AGGATCTTCGGGGAGAgctggagaaagaggaaaaag ACAGACGGAGACCTCTTCTGGGGACAGGGGTTGTGTACTGGGTCAGGGGTCAGACTGAAAACAGGAAGGGAAGCGGTTATTACTCTTGCAGAGTTCTGGGGTGA